The following nucleotide sequence is from Gordonia jinghuaiqii.
TACGGCATACCGTTCCCGTCGGTGAGGGAACGCTTCGATCGTCTCGAGGAGAGCTTCGAGATCATCACCGGTCTGTGGGCGACGCCGGTGGGCAGCACGTTCGACTACCAGGGCGAACACTTCCAGCTCACGGACTCCCCGGCTCTGCCGAAGCCGGTGCAGAACCCCCGGCCGCCGATCATCGTGGGTGGCAGTGGCAAGAAGCGGACACCGGCGCTCGCGGCGCGCTTCGCCGACGAGTTCAACGTGGTGTTCCAGCCGCTCGACGCCGCCGCCGACCTCATCGGCCGCGTGCGGACCGCGTGCACCGAGACGGGACGCCGACCGGAGTCGATGACCTACTCGGCCGCGCTCGTATTGTGCTGCGGTCGAGACGAGGCCGAGTTCCGCCGGCGCGCCGAGGCGATCGGCAGGGAACCCGAGGAACTGCGGGAGAACGGTGCGGCCGGCACTCCGGACGAGGTCGCGGCGAAGATCGAGAGCTATCGCGGTCTCGGCGTGACCCGCATGTACCTGCAGACCCTTGACCTCTCCGATCTCGATCATCTCGACCTCGTGGCGTCGAAGGTGGCTCCGCAACTGTCCTGAGGCTCACGGGGGATCGGCGCCGCGGTGCGGATCTCCCGACCGGGCCCCCGCATCGACGGTGATGGGCCATAATCCAGCGCATGGCCGACAGAGGCGATCACACATCAACGAGGCCGCCCGAGCGTCAGCGCATCAGGAAGCTCGCGCAGGCAGCGATGAACGCGGATGTCACTGTGGAGCAGCTCGACGGCATTCTCGCCGACATGGGCGAGACGCTGAACGGGCTCGGCCCCACCATGGACGGCTTGAACTCGACCATCGAGAAGCTCGACGCGACGCTCGTCCGGATGTCGGGCACCCTGGACCAGGTGGATGCGACCGTCGACCGCATGTCCGACGTGGTCCAGCGGCTCGAGCGGGTCGTCGGCCGCGTCGAGTCGCTGGTCGAGCTGGGGGAGGCCGCGCTCCGGCCCCTCGGTGCCCTGGAGTCGGCGGGCAAGTCGGTGGCCGCGAGGCTCGGCTGGCGCTGAGGCGCCCACCGGTCCACCGCACCGACCGCGACACCGACACCCCCGAAAAAGAAACCGCCGCAAGCGAGATCACCGCAAGCGAGATCACCGCAAGCGAGATCACCGGAACAGAGACCGCTGACCAGCAGCGCCGGAACCGACATCACCGAACGAGATCAGGGAATGACACCGGAAGAACACAGCTTTCGCGGCACCCACGGCCACACCATCGTCTACGACGTCTTCCGCCCAGAGCAGGCGCCGCGCGGCGTCGTGGTGATCGCGCACGGACTCGCCGAACACGGGCGCCGATATGGGTACGTCGCCCAGCGGCTCGTCGACGCCGGGTACCTGGTCGCGATCCCCGACCATGTCGGCCACGGACGCTCCGGCGGCAAACGGATGCGACTGCGCCGTTTCGGTGAGTTCACCGCCGACCTCGACACGGTGATCGCCCACGTCTCCGACGACGCCCTGCCGACCTTCCTGATCGGTCACAGCATGGGCGGTTGCATCGCACTGGATTACGCGCTCGACCACCAGGACGTCCTCGACGGACTCATCCTGTCGGGGGCGGCGGTCCTGCCCGGCGACGACCTGCCCGCCCTGGCGATCCGCTTCGCCAAGGTGATCGGGACTGTCGCGCCGGGTCTGCCCACCACGGCGCTGAGCTCCTCGAGCATCTCCCGTGACCCGGCTGTGGTCGCCGAGTACGACGCGGACCCACTCGTGACGCGTGGCAAGATCCCGGCCGGACTCGGGGGCGCGATGATCGCCACGATGCAGACATTCCCCGCCCGTCTGCCGTCGCTGCAGCTGCCGATCCTGGTGATGCACGGCAGCGAGGATGCGCTCACCGATCCGAAGGGCAGCGAACTCGTCGACCGGCTGGCCGACTCGACCGACAAGACGCTCGTGATCTACGACGGCCTGTTCCACGAGATCTTCAACGAACCCGAGCGTGACGTGGTGCTCGACGAGGTCGTGGAATGGCTGGGCGCGCACACGCCCGTGGAGCACTGACCCGCCGGGGTCACATCAGACGCGCCACGACCCCGGCCAGCAGGACCAGCACGCCGCCGATCTCGCCGACGATGAGCGCGACCATGAACAGGTACGTCCCCGGTGTCGGTGCGACGAACTGATTCGTGGTGTCACGCAGGGCCCCGTGGAAGCAGTAAGCGGCGATCGCGGCGACGAAGAACACGATCGGCACGAACGCGGCCGCCAGGTTGACAGCGGCGGAGAAGTCGCTCAACTCGACGAGGGCCGCGAGGACGAGTGTCGCGAACGAGTACATCAGCGCCGCGCGATGCGCGATGTCGACGTAGACGTGCGCGGTGTGATCGGGCGAGGTGCGGATGCCGTGGTACTTCCACACACCCAGTGCCAGCCCCCAGAGGAGGATCACCCCGGAGGCGACCACCACGGCCACGGTGTCGGTCCCGACCAGCTCGGCCAGGTCCAGGTCGGTCGATGAGACGTCGGCTGCGGCCATTGCTGAACGCTAACAGCAGGCGGCTACCTCACCGGCGCGACGGACGACGGTGCGACTACGGAGGGTGAGGTGACCGAGGGAACCGCGGCGGCCGACGTCCCCTGGCCCGCGGCCGACGGATCGGACGGAGCGACTTCGGAGGGGGCGACTTCGGAAGGGGCGGCCCCGGACGGTGCGGCCTCGGATGGGGCAGGTACGGACTCGGATGCGCCACTCGGTGAGGCGTCGACCGATCCCGGCGCCCCGGCTGATTCGGTGGACCCGGCCGACGCCGAGGCCGACACGCTCGACTCGGGGGTCGCGGCCAGCGACGCATCGACGGCTGCGATCACCGAGGCGTCGAGTGCGGGAGAGGCGGCGGCGGCCTGCTTCGCGGCGAGTGTGACCTTCGCGGGTGCCTCGGGATCGGGGCTTCCCGACGAGGAGACAACCGTGGTCTTGGCGGTCACCGGCGGGTTGTTGCGCAGCGTGCTCAGCACGTGGTCCTTGCCGTCGCCGAGTGCCCGGCCCCAGTTCTCCCAGGTGTGCCCGCCGTAGTTGGGCAGCGAGATCACCGATGCGCCGGCCTGTTTCGCCTGAAGTTGCATCAGCACGGTCGACACGGCGGACAGGATCTCCAGTGCCATCGCGCTGATCTGGTCCCTCGGGGCGAGTTTGGCCATCTCGGACGTCGACAGGAACCCGTTGCCCGAGGAGATGATCAGGACCTGCCCGTTCTCGGCCAGTTTGCTCACGTTCTTGGACGGATCGTTGTCGGTCCAGCGGGTTCCGCCCGGGGCGCCCCACATGTTGACGATGCCGTTGGTGTAGTTGGAGACCATCGTCTGCGTGGCGAAGACGCCGAGCGCGCCGATCGGGTTGTCGGTCTGGTAATACCCCGACATCGCCTGGACCACCTTGAACTGTTCCGGGTGCCGCTCGGCGAGCGTCACGGCCGGCCCACCTGACATCGACAGTCCGACGATCGCATTGTTGTTGGGGCTGACGCCGAACTCGCGTTCGAGGTATCCGGGCAGCTCGGAGGTCAGGAAGGTCTCCTGCTTGATCGTGGCGTTCTTGTCGCCGGCCCCGCCGTCCCAGTCGGTGTAGAACGACGACGCGCCGCCCACCGGCATGACCAGGGTGGTGTCGGCCTTGGCGTCGTAGACCTTGGCGGCCTGGACGTCGGTGGTCCACGCCGATCGGGTCTCGCTCGCGCGCATGCCGTCGAGCAGGTAGATGCCGCTGTCGCTACCGCTGGAGGCGCGGATCTGGACGATCACGTCGCGTCCCTGCGACTCCGACCACACCTTGCAGTTCTGGACGAAGTTCCCGGATGTGTCCCAGGTGCAGCCCGGCCGCAGTTTCTCGGGGTGCCCGCGCAATGCGCTCGCCGTGTTCGACGAGTTGAGCAGGGTGCTCGCCCCGAACAGTCCGAGGGTGAGGATCGCGACCACAGAGATCCCGGTCAGCAGCCGATGACGTGGGGAAAGTCTGCGCGGTTTTCCTGCGGACCCCGTGTCGGCTGAGGGGACGGACTGATCGCGGTGCGGGTGCAACATGGAACTCCTGACATACGCGGCCCCCCGATCATGCGGGGCCGATGTCAGGAATGTCGTTCGGGGAGGGGACCGGCGTTACGCCCTCCGCGACGCGGTGCGGATGATCACCTCGGCGGTCTCGGCCGGGCGTTCCCACCAGAACATGTGCCCGACCCCGGGCCATCGGTCGAGTTCGGCGTCCGGGATCGAGGCGGCCAGCAGCTCGCCCTGGTCTACCGAGATGACCTCGTCGACCTCACCGTGGATGACCGCGGCGGGGACGGTGATGCCTGCCAGCCGGTCGCGCGTGTCGTGACCGGCGCATGCCGTAGCCTGCATGCCGACCACCGCCGACGGCACCCGACGCTGTGTCGACAGCTGGGCGAAGCGGTCGAATTCTCCTGGGCGTGAGCAGAACTCGGGTGAGAGGTTCACCTCGAACGCGGTGCGCGCCACGAGTGCGGCATCTCGCGAGGCGATCGCCTCGACCAGTCGGACGACGCCGGGCGTGCCGAGGGCGCCGGGACCGCCGGGGGTGGTGCATCCGAGCACCACACTGCGCACCCGGTCCGGTGCCGCCGACACCAGCTCCTGCGCGATCATGCCGCCCATCGAGGTACCAAGGACGTGGGCGCTGTCCCAACCCAACCCGTCGAGGACCCCGCGGGCGTCCGCGGCGAGGTCGGCGATGGAGAACGGTTCGTCCACACGACCGCTGTCACCGATCCCACGATGGTCGTAGACGGCCACGGAGAAGTGGCCGACGAGCTCGGCGAGGAATTCGTCGGTCCACATCCCTCGATGCGCGGACATGCCCTCGATGAGCAGCAGTGGTTCACCGTCCCCGATCACCTCGACGTCGAGGACGGGACCGGAGTCGCCGGACAGCGGGATCAGCATGGACCGATCGTAGCCACGCAGGTGGGCCGCACCGCGTCGTGGATTGATGAATGTCGGCGATCAATCGGCGGAAAGTGAGTCCTTGTCCGTGCTGAATCCGGAACTAGCATCGCCGGAGGGGAGGGCCGATGGATGAGGAGGTCACCCCGCATGTCTGCACCGAGCTCCGAGAATCCGGCCACGGACGTCCGGGGTGACCCGCGTCCGGGGCTGTCGTCGATGATGCGCGACGTGGGCGGCATCTACGTCGTCAACGGCATCATCGGTCTGATCTTCGCGGCGTCGGGTCCGGTGGCCGTGATCCTGGCGGCCGGGGCCGCGGGTGACCTGACCACCGCGCAGCTGACGTCGTGGATCTTCGGCGTGTTCGTCCTCAACGGCATCCTGACGGTCATCGCCAGCTGGCTGTACCGGATGCCCCTGGGTTTCGCGTGGACGATCCCGGGCACCGTGCTCGTCGGGTCCGCGGTACAGCACCTCGCGTGGTCGGAGGTGGTCGGCGCCTTCCTGCTCACCGGCCTGCTGATCCTGCTCATCGGACTCACCGGGCGCGTGCGGGCCGCGATGTCGGCGATCCCGATGCCGATCGTGATGGGCATGGTCGCCGGGGTGTTCCTGCAGTTCGGCCTGGACATCGTCGATGCGGTCGGGGCCGACCCGTGGGTGGCGGCGCCGATCGTCGTCGCCTTCTTCGCCCTGCAGTTCCACGGGACGGTGAGCCGGTGGATGCCGCCGATCATCGGGGCGTTCGTGGTGGGGGCCGTCGCAGTCGCCGCAACGGGTGCGTTCCACCTCGACGACCCGCCGTCGTCGGTGATGGCGGTCCCGGTGTTCACCGCGCCGGAGTTCACCCTTCGTGCCGCGCTGGAGCTGGTGGTCCCGCTGGCGATCACCGTCATCGTGGTGCAGAACGGACAGGGTGTGGCGGTGCTGCGCGTCGCCGGTCACCGGCCGCCGGTCAACGCGATCACCGTCGCCTGCGGGGTGTGGTCGGCGCTGGCCGCCTCGGTCGGTGCGATCTCGACGTGCCTCACCGGACCCACGAACGCGCTGCTGGTCGCCGGGGGTCGCCGTGAGCGGCAGTACACCGCCGCGCTGACGTTCGGGGTGCTGGCGGTGGTCGTCGGGCTACTGGCGCCGATGTTCGTCGCGTTGATGCAGGCGATGCCGTCGGCATTCATCGCCACCGTCGGCGGGCTGGCGCTGCTTCCGGCGCTGCAGAGCGCGTTCCGCGGAGCGTTCGGCACCGGACGGTTCACCATGGGTGCGCTCGTGACCTTCCTGGTGTCGGTGTCGGACCTGACCGTGCTCAACATCGGGTCGGCGTTCTGGGGACTGATCGCCGGGGTGCTGGTGTCGTGGGCGGTCGAGCGCGTCGACTTCCGGACCGGAAACACAGAGTGAGGGATGCGTATCGGAAACCGATACGCATCCCTCACTCACTCAGGCAGAGATCGAGCGTCGAGTGTCAGGCGCCGAAGCCCAGCAGCGACTTCACCTCGAGGAACTCGTCGAAGGCGTAGTCGCTCCACTCGCGGCCGTTGCCACTCTTCTTGTAACCGCCGAACGGGGCGCTGGGATCGAGCTGCGCGCCGTTGAGGGAGATCGAGCCGGCGCGGATCTGCGAACCGATCTTGCGCACCTCGTCGACGTCCTTGCCCGACACGTAACCGGCCAGACCGTACTCGGTGTCGTTGGCGATCTTGATCGCCTCGTCGAGCGAGTCGTATCCGATGACCACGAGGACCGGACCGAAGACCTCCGTGCGGGCGATCTCCATGTCGTTGGTGACGTCGGTGAACACGGTCGGCTTCACGTAATAGCCGGTCTCGAGTCCCTCGGGGCGTCCCGCTCCGCCGATGACGGCGGTGGCGCCGTCGGCGATCGCGCGTTCGATCAGACCCTGGATCTTGTCGAACTGGGCTTCGGACACCACGGGGCCGAGGCGCACGTCGGTTGTCGGATCACCGACGGTGAGGTCGGCGGCCACGCCCTTGGCGATCTCGGCGACCTCCTCGACGCGCGCGGCCGGGACCAGCATGCGGCTCGGGGCGTTGCACGACTGTCCCGAGTTCATCATCATCGTGACGATGCCGCCGGCGACGTTCTTGGCGAAGTCCTCGTCGTCGAGGATGATGTTCGGGCTCTTGCCGCCGAGTTCCTGGGCGACACGCTTGACGGTCGGTGCGGCGCTCTTGGCGACCTCGATGCCGGCGCGGGTGGAGCCGGTGAACGAGATCATGTCGATGCCCTCGTGGCTCGACAGTGCCGCGCCGACGCCCGGTCCATCGCCGTTGACGAGGTTGAACACGCCGGCGGGAACGCCTGCGGCGTCGAAGATCTCGGCGACGATGGCGGCGGAGAACGGGGCGACCTCAGACGGCTTGAGGACCATGGTGCACCCGGTGGCCAGTGCCGGGGCCACCTTGCACATGACCTGGTTGAGCGGCCAGTTCCACGGGGTGATGAAACCGCACACGCCGATGGGCTCCTTGGCGATGCGCGAGGTGCCGCGGTCCTCGACGAACTTGAAGTCGGGGAGCTGGGCGGCGGCGGTCATGAGGTGACCGAGACCGATCGGCACCTGCGCTGCGTTGGTGAGGCCGACGGGTGAACCCATCTCCTCGGTCACCGCGGCGGCGAGATCGCCCATGCGGTTCTGGTACTCGGCGATGATCTTGTTCAGCACCTCGAGGCGCTCGTCGACGGTGGTCTGTCCCCAGGTGACGAATGCGCGACGGGCGGCGTCGACCGCGGCGTCGACGTCGGCCGCGCTACCGATGGCGACCTGTCCGGCCGACTTCTCGGTGGCAGGGTTGATGACGTCGACGAGGTTGAGCTCAGCGGGCTCGACCCACTGGCCGTCGATGTAGAACTTGGTGATGTCCGGCATGGTGCCTCCGTTGTTGCCTGAAGTGACGGCATTTGTTGTCTGTCTCACACTCTAGGCGTTGCTGGGATCGGGGTCTCGTGAATCCCCCCGAGCAGGCACCCGCCTCAGGAGCGCCCGGTGTGGGACAACGATCCTGGGACGACAGATCGTGGTTCAGCCGATCCTCGGGCAACAGTCCCGGTCGCATAATGCGACGCTCGACCTCCGGCGCGGGAGCTAGGGTCGAGGGATGATTCTCATCGTCGTGAAATGGCCGATCAAGCCCGAGTATGCCGACGAGTGGCCCGAGCTGTCGCGGGAGTTCACCGAGGCGACCCGTGCCGAGCCGGGCAACAAGTGGTTCGACTGGTCGCGGTCGCTCGACGACCCGCACACCTACGTGCTGGTCGAGGCCTTCGACGACGACGCCGCCGAAGCCCATGTCACCTCGCCGCACTTCAAGCAGGCGCAGAAGGAGCTCCCGAAGTACCTCGAGCGGACGCCCGACGTCATCAACACGACGATCGACGGCGATGAGTGGTCGAGGCTCGGGGAGTTCGAGGTCGAGCCCGAGTGAACCCGCGACGTCCCGCCGGCCGCTGAACGCCGGCGGGACGGTCGTGGCTCATCGTCCGGTCCGGACCTCTGCCTCGGTCTCGGCGGCCGGTCCCGACCCGGCGACCCGGAGCTTCTCGCCCTCGATGTCGACGTCGGGCAGGATGCGGTCGAGCCAGCGCGGCAGCCACCACGCCTTGTCGCCGAGCACCGTCAGGACCGCGGGCATCAGGGTCATGCGGACGACGAAGGCGTCGAAGAACACCGCGGCGGCCAGCGCGAAGCCCATCACCTTGATGAAGGCCATGTCCTGCAACATGAATGCCGCGAACACCGAGATCATGATCGCCCCGGCCGCGGCCACGACGCGGGCGCTGTGCCGATAGCCCTCGACGACGGCGGTCCTGGCGTCGGCGCCGTGCACGTAGGCCTCACGCATTCGCGTGACGAGGAAGACCTGATAGTCCATCGCGAGCCCGAACACGATGCCCACCAACATGATCGGCAGGAACGACACCACCGGTTGCGGGTTGTCCACGATACCCAGCGCCCCGTCGGTGAACAGTGCGACGGTGACACCGAACGTCGCTGCCACGCTGAGCAGGAATCCCAGGGCTGCCGTCAGCGGCACCAGGATCGAGCGGAACACGATGATCAGCAGGATGAACGCGAGTCCCACCACGACCAGCAGGTAGGGGATCAGTGAGTCCGACAGCCGTTCGGAGATGTCGAGTTCGATCGCGGTCTGGCCGGTCACCCCGTAGGAGATGCCGGTGGTCGCCGACACCCGCGGTTCCATGTCTCGCAGCTTCTGGACGAGTTCGGGAGTCGCCTCGTCCGACGGTGCGGTCGACGGGATGATGGTGATCTTCGCGGTGTCGCGCGCCTCGTTGAGGCCGCCGGCGCCGATCTGGGCAACAGAGACGCCGTCGATCCGCTTGAGGTCGTCGACCAGCGTGTCGAATGCGGTGATCCGCTCACCGCTGTCCTCGATCCCGCGTCCGTCGGCCACGACCACGAGTGGTCCGTTGAATCCGGGGCCGTAGCCCTCGGCGACCATGTCGTAGGCCTGGCGCTGAGTCGTCGACGGCTCGGACGTCCCGTCGTTGGGCAGTGCGAGTTTGAGGCCGACCATCGGGATGGCGAGTACGACGAGGATGCCGATGATCGCGACGGTGACCGTACGCGGACGCGCGACGATGCGCTGCACCCAGCGCTGGCCGTTGTGGACGCGCTCGGCCTCGTGCTGCTCCACATCCGGGGGGTTGAGCCGGGGGAGTTGCCCGCCGAAGGCCTTGGTCCCGAACAGCCCGAGGATCGCCGGGAGCAGGGTCAGGGCGACGAGGACCGCGACGATCACCGTGGCCGCCGCCGCGACACCCATGGCGGTGAGGAACGGGATCTTCACGATGGCCAGTGCGGCGAGTGCGATGACCACGGTGCTTCCGGCGAACACGACCGCCGAACCCGCGGTGCCCACCGCTCTGCCCGCGGCGTCGGCGCGGCTCGACGAGCGATGGATCTCATGCCGGTACCGCGACACGATGAACAGCGCGTAGTCGATGCCGACGGCGAGGCCGATCATCGTCGCGAGGATCGGGGTTTCATTGCTGAGATCGAAGAAGTTGGTGCCCAGTTGGATGCCGAGCATGCCGATCGCGACGCCGACGATGGCGGTGATGATGGGCATGCCCCAGGCCACGAGCGAGGCGAAGGTGAGGATCAGGATCAGCGCGCCGACGCCGATGCCGATGAGTTCGGAGGTGATACCGAGCTCGAATTGCTGTGTGGCCGTGCCTTTCATCTCAACGGTGAGACCGGCGGCGCGGGCGTCGTCGGCGACCTTGCCCATCTGCTCGCGGGTGGTCTCGGTGATGTCCGACGATGCCTCGACGTCGAACGAGGCACCCAACTGGGCGACCGTGGCTTCGGAGTTGATGGGTGAGATGGCCTGGGCGTCGGCCGCGGCCTCCTCGGCGCTCTTGTCGAAGGTCTGCTGCTGGAAGCTCTGCGACAGTTCCCGGAGCTTCCCCGGAGACTGCTCGGTGCCGTAGGAGTCGAAGGGATTGACGATCGCCTCGGGGCTCTTGACGCCCTCGACGCCCTTGAGGTCGGTGACCATCGTGTCGATCGCCTGCTGGTACTGCGGCTCGGTCAGCGTCGAACCCTGCGGTGCGCGAAGGAGATACGTGACGGAGACGTCGGATCCGAAGGCCGGTTCGCCAGGGAAGCGCTCGACCATCAGGTCCTGGGCCTTCTCCGACGGGATGCCGGGGATCGAGAACGACTCCGACGTCGGTTTGGCCAGCATGGTTGCGCCGATCCCCATGCCGATGAGCACCAGCACCCAGATGGCGATCGTCTTGAAACGGTTCTCGTACGTCCAGCGTCCGAGCCGATACAGGTGTGTTGCCACGTCAGTGCTCCTTGGGGGATGTCGCGGCCAGCTTGTCGACGGCCGAAACGGGTTGCGCGAGACCGGCCGACGCCTGATCGAAGGCTGCCTCGAGCACGGTGGACAGTTCGAGGCGCCCGGCCGGGTCGGTGGCCGCGGTGGGATCGGTGGCGAGCGACGCGCGGTGGGTCACCCAGTACTCCAGGGCGACGCGCACCGTCGTGATCGCGTTGTGCAGGACCAGGTGGGGATAGAGCGCATGGGGTTGCTGGCCGCGCCGGGCGAAGAGCTCGACGATGCGGGCCTCGACGGTGTCGCCGAGTTCGCTGTCGCGTGTTCGTGCGGTCAGTCCTGGTTCGGTGTCGAGGAGCCGGAACAGTTCGACGATCTCGGCGGGTTCGCCGACCTCGGGCGACATGGCGGCCTCGACGAGGGCGGTGCGGACCGAACACCAGAGGTCCTCCTCGGCCGGCCGGGCCTCGATCCGTTCCACGATGGTGTCGAACAACGTCGACACGAAATGCAGCAGCGCGTCTTCTTTGCCGCCGAAGTAGTTGTGGAACGTGCGGACGGACACGTTCGCCTCGGCGGCGACGGCGTCGATCGTGACCTGGTCGATGCCATCCCGCGTCGACAGCCGCAGGACGGCGCGGGCGAGCGCGGTGCGGGTCGCTGCCTTCTTCGATTCGCGGAGTCCGAGGGTGTGCACCTCATCCACGGTACGGAACTTGCAGGCGCCTGCAAACTTGCAGATTCGTGCAAGTTTGGGAGGGTTGCCACAATGGGTATCGAGGGGTGGGACAGGTCACACCGACGTGTCGGGCAATACGGGCAAGTCCCTTTCCGAAAGGCGACCGATGTCGACTCCGGCCAATCCGTTCTCCGCCGACTATCAGCCCGACCCGCGCCGGTGGAAGGCGCTGGCGGTGTGTCTGGTGGTCGGTTTCATGACGCTGCTCGACGTCTCGATCGTCAACGTGGCGCTGCCGTCGATCGAGGCGGGGCTCGGTGCCAGCACCGCCGACCTCTCGTGGGTCGTCTCCGGGTATGCGCTCGCCTACGGGCTCGTGCTGGTCCCGGCTGGCCGCGTCGGCGACGCCCGCGGGCGGAAGACGACCTTCCTCGTCGGGCTCACGCTGTTCGTCCTGGCGTCGACCGCCTGCGGACTGGCGCAGGGGCCGACACAGCTCGTCGTCTCGCGACTCATCCAGGGAGTCGCGGGCGGCATCCTCGCTCCACAGGTCTCCGGTCTGATCCAGTTGCTCTTCCGTGGCGCCGAGCGCGGCCGGGCGTTCGGCATGTTCGCCGCCACCATCGGGATCTCCACCGCGGTGGGGCCGCTGCTCGGTGGTGTCCTCATCCAGGCCGGCGGGACCGCCGAGGGATGGCGCTGGATCTTCTTCGTCAATGTGCCGATCGGGATCGTCGCGTTCATCGCCGCCATCCGGCTCATCCCGGCGCGGCCGTCGGAGCTCAAACAACCGCTTCGCGGCAGCTTCGATCCCATGGGTGTGCTGCTACTCGGTGCCGGTGTGTTCGCCCTGATGCTGCCCATGGTCCAGGACCAGGAGTGGCCGGGGGCGCGGAAGTGGCTGCTGCTGGTGGTCGGGGCGATCGTGCTCGGTGCGTTCGTACTGTGGGAACGGCGCCAGGGCCGTGCCGGCCGTCAGCAACTCATCGACCTCTCACTGTTCTCGCTGCGGTCGTACACGCTCGGCTGCATCATCGCGATGGTCTATTTCGCCGGTTTCACCACGGTGTTCTTCATCTACACGCTGTTCGTTCAGCAGGGTCTCGGCTACACGGCGCTGCAGGCGGGCCTGGCGGTGACGCCGTTCGCATTGGGATCGGCGGTGTCGGCGAGCATCGGCGGCAACATCGTCGGCAAGGTCGGTCGCAAGCTCGTCCTGATCGGCCTCGGACTGGTGGTGCTCGGGATGGTCGCGACGATCATCGCGGTCCAGTTCGTGCCAGGCCACAGCGTCGGATATGCCGCCGCGGTGCCGTTGCTCGTCGCGGGCATCGGCTCCGGCCTGGTGATCTCG
It contains:
- a CDS encoding MMPL family transporter, with translation MATHLYRLGRWTYENRFKTIAIWVLVLIGMGIGATMLAKPTSESFSIPGIPSEKAQDLMVERFPGEPAFGSDVSVTYLLRAPQGSTLTEPQYQQAIDTMVTDLKGVEGVKSPEAIVNPFDSYGTEQSPGKLRELSQSFQQQTFDKSAEEAAADAQAISPINSEATVAQLGASFDVEASSDITETTREQMGKVADDARAAGLTVEMKGTATQQFELGITSELIGIGVGALILILTFASLVAWGMPIITAIVGVAIGMLGIQLGTNFFDLSNETPILATMIGLAVGIDYALFIVSRYRHEIHRSSSRADAAGRAVGTAGSAVVFAGSTVVIALAALAIVKIPFLTAMGVAAAATVIVAVLVALTLLPAILGLFGTKAFGGQLPRLNPPDVEQHEAERVHNGQRWVQRIVARPRTVTVAIIGILVVLAIPMVGLKLALPNDGTSEPSTTQRQAYDMVAEGYGPGFNGPLVVVADGRGIEDSGERITAFDTLVDDLKRIDGVSVAQIGAGGLNEARDTAKITIIPSTAPSDEATPELVQKLRDMEPRVSATTGISYGVTGQTAIELDISERLSDSLIPYLLVVVGLAFILLIIVFRSILVPLTAALGFLLSVAATFGVTVALFTDGALGIVDNPQPVVSFLPIMLVGIVFGLAMDYQVFLVTRMREAYVHGADARTAVVEGYRHSARVVAAAGAIMISVFAAFMLQDMAFIKVMGFALAAAVFFDAFVVRMTLMPAVLTVLGDKAWWLPRWLDRILPDVDIEGEKLRVAGSGPAAETEAEVRTGR
- a CDS encoding TetR/AcrR family transcriptional regulator; amino-acid sequence: MHTLGLRESKKAATRTALARAVLRLSTRDGIDQVTIDAVAAEANVSVRTFHNYFGGKEDALLHFVSTLFDTIVERIEARPAEEDLWCSVRTALVEAAMSPEVGEPAEIVELFRLLDTEPGLTARTRDSELGDTVEARIVELFARRGQQPHALYPHLVLHNAITTVRVALEYWVTHRASLATDPTAATDPAGRLELSTVLEAAFDQASAGLAQPVSAVDKLAATSPKEH
- a CDS encoding MFS transporter translates to MSTPANPFSADYQPDPRRWKALAVCLVVGFMTLLDVSIVNVALPSIEAGLGASTADLSWVVSGYALAYGLVLVPAGRVGDARGRKTTFLVGLTLFVLASTACGLAQGPTQLVVSRLIQGVAGGILAPQVSGLIQLLFRGAERGRAFGMFAATIGISTAVGPLLGGVLIQAGGTAEGWRWIFFVNVPIGIVAFIAAIRLIPARPSELKQPLRGSFDPMGVLLLGAGVFALMLPMVQDQEWPGARKWLLLVVGAIVLGAFVLWERRQGRAGRQQLIDLSLFSLRSYTLGCIIAMVYFAGFTTVFFIYTLFVQQGLGYTALQAGLAVTPFALGSAVSASIGGNIVGKVGRKLVLIGLGLVVLGMVATIIAVQFVPGHSVGYAAAVPLLVAGIGSGLVISPNLTLSLDPVPVTKAGIAGGILQTGQRIGAAAGIALVGAVFFAQVANSHGDWARAFQIGLATAGFLVLIALAVGLADYLPHRRETVGAR